The following proteins come from a genomic window of Yinghuangia sp. ASG 101:
- the gmk gene encoding guanylate kinase: MHDTQQQRRLTVLSGPSGVGKSTVVAHLRGRHPEVWLSVSATTRAPRPGEVDGVQYHFVDHEHFDKLIAADELLEWAEFAGNRYGTPRRPVLERQESGVPTLLEIELEGARQVRRAMPDALLVFLAPPSWDELVRRLVGRGTESPEVIERRLAQAKVELAAESEFDVTLVNTSVEDVSRELLALMNVS, encoded by the coding sequence ATGCACGACACACAGCAGCAGCGGCGGCTCACCGTGCTCTCCGGCCCCTCGGGGGTGGGCAAGAGCACGGTGGTCGCGCATCTCCGCGGCAGGCACCCCGAGGTGTGGCTGTCGGTCTCCGCGACCACGCGCGCGCCCCGGCCCGGCGAGGTCGACGGCGTCCAATATCACTTTGTCGATCACGAGCATTTCGACAAGCTGATCGCCGCGGACGAGCTTCTCGAATGGGCGGAGTTCGCGGGCAACCGCTACGGAACCCCGCGTCGGCCGGTGTTGGAGCGCCAGGAGTCCGGCGTCCCCACCCTCCTGGAAATCGAGCTCGAAGGGGCGCGCCAGGTCCGCCGGGCGATGCCGGACGCGCTGCTGGTCTTCCTCGCGCCGCCGTCGTGGGACGAGCTGGTGCGCCGTCTGGTCGGCCGCGGCACGGAGTCCCCCGAGGTGATCGAGCGGCGGCTCGCGCAGGCCAAGGTCGAATTGGCCGCGGAATCGGAATTCGACGTGACCCTGGTCAACACGTCCGTCGAGGATGTATCACGCGAACTGCTAGCCTTGATGAACGTTTCCTGA
- the mihF gene encoding integration host factor, actinobacterial type translates to MALPPLTPEQRAAALAKAAEARRERAAVKNRLKHSNASLSEVIKEGQSNDVIGKMKVSALLESLPGVGKVRAKQLMEKLNISETRRVRGLGTNQIASLEREFGGK, encoded by the coding sequence GTGGCTCTTCCGCCCCTGACTCCCGAACAGCGCGCAGCCGCGCTCGCGAAGGCCGCTGAGGCTCGGCGGGAGCGTGCCGCGGTGAAGAACCGCCTCAAGCACTCCAACGCCTCCCTCAGCGAGGTGATCAAGGAGGGCCAGAGCAATGACGTCATCGGCAAGATGAAGGTCTCGGCCCTGCTCGAGTCGCTGCCCGGCGTCGGCAAGGTGCGCGCCAAGCAGCTGATGGAGAAGCTGAACATCTCCGAGACACGCCGCGTGCGCGGCCTCGGGACCAACCAGATCGCTTCGCTTGAACGCGAGTTCGGCGGCAAGTAG
- the rpoZ gene encoding DNA-directed RNA polymerase subunit omega, translating to MEGPVLSVTSSAPEGIINPPIDQLLEVTDSKYSLVIYAAKRARQINAYYSQLGEGLLEYVGPLVDTHVHEKPLSIAMREINSGMLTAEPIEG from the coding sequence ATGGAAGGCCCTGTCTTGTCAGTCACCTCGTCCGCGCCCGAAGGCATCATCAACCCGCCGATCGACCAGCTCCTTGAGGTCACCGACTCGAAGTACAGCCTGGTCATCTACGCGGCGAAGCGCGCGCGGCAGATCAACGCGTACTACTCGCAGCTCGGCGAGGGCCTGCTCGAATACGTGGGGCCGCTGGTCGACACCCACGTGCACGAGAAGCCGCTGTCGATCGCGATGCGTGAGATCAACTCGGGCATGCTCACCGCGGAGCCCATCGAAGGCTGA
- a CDS encoding PH-like domain-containing protein translates to MTISNATTGSPLRASEFLIAAEKKSAAVSDWGQYLLWTGVFAVFILGTYTLMWRAWKKRGRRQADLPAPAPLGPADSAGPPLLPELTGRYFGTTTAGDWLDRIVAHGLGTRSAADVTLTAEGLRVDRPAAAGFHVPAADLVGARFEKAAAGKVLPEGGLLVVTWKLGDTLLDSGFRSDHAAEHDAWVDAVNRLVAGDAPAPTAAPDGAAHHQEGTQK, encoded by the coding sequence GTGACCATCAGCAACGCAACCACCGGCAGCCCCCTGCGCGCGTCCGAGTTCCTGATCGCGGCCGAGAAGAAGTCCGCCGCGGTCTCCGACTGGGGCCAGTACCTGCTGTGGACCGGCGTCTTCGCCGTCTTCATCCTCGGCACGTACACGCTGATGTGGCGTGCGTGGAAGAAGCGCGGCCGGCGCCAGGCCGACCTGCCCGCCCCCGCGCCCCTCGGCCCCGCCGACTCCGCCGGTCCGCCGCTGCTGCCCGAGCTGACCGGACGCTACTTCGGAACGACCACGGCCGGCGACTGGCTCGACCGGATCGTCGCGCACGGCCTGGGCACCCGCAGCGCCGCCGACGTGACCCTGACCGCCGAGGGGCTGCGCGTCGACCGGCCTGCCGCGGCCGGGTTCCACGTGCCGGCCGCCGACCTGGTCGGGGCCCGCTTCGAGAAGGCCGCGGCCGGCAAGGTCCTGCCCGAGGGAGGCCTGCTGGTGGTCACCTGGAAGCTCGGCGACACCCTCCTCGACTCCGGATTCCGCAGCGACCACGCGGCCGAGCACGACGCGTGGGTCGACGCCGTCAACCGCCTCGTCGCGGGCGACGCGCCGGCCCCGACCGCCGCCCCCGACGGGGCCGCGCATCACCAGGAAGGCACCCAGAAGTGA
- the pyrF gene encoding orotidine-5'-phosphate decarboxylase has protein sequence MMPQPFGARLRAAMDTRGPLCVGIDPHAALLRAWGLDDDIAGLETFTRTTVDALADRVAVLKPQSAFFERFGSRGIAVLERAVADARAAGALVLMDAKRGDIGSTMAGYAAAYVAPGSPLASDAVTVSPYLGFGSLAPLLDVAREHGAGVFVLALTSNPEGREVQRAVVEDGTSVASVMLRHIAAENARAEGLGSVGAVVGATLGAVGVDLDVNGPLLAPGIGAQGATPADLPEVFGTAVRNVVPSVSREVLRHGPSVTALRDAATRYADECRTAIG, from the coding sequence GTGATGCCCCAGCCCTTCGGCGCCCGCCTGCGCGCCGCCATGGATACGCGCGGGCCGCTCTGTGTCGGGATCGACCCGCATGCCGCGCTGCTGCGTGCCTGGGGGCTCGACGACGACATCGCGGGTCTGGAGACGTTCACGCGGACGACCGTCGACGCGCTCGCGGACCGGGTCGCGGTCCTCAAGCCGCAGAGCGCGTTCTTCGAGCGCTTCGGCAGCCGGGGCATCGCCGTTCTCGAACGCGCGGTCGCCGACGCGCGGGCCGCCGGTGCGCTCGTGCTCATGGACGCCAAGCGCGGCGACATCGGGTCGACCATGGCCGGGTACGCCGCCGCGTACGTCGCGCCGGGCAGCCCGCTCGCGTCCGACGCCGTCACCGTCAGCCCGTACCTCGGTTTCGGCTCGCTCGCCCCGCTGCTCGACGTCGCGCGCGAACACGGCGCGGGCGTGTTCGTCCTCGCACTCACCTCGAACCCGGAAGGCCGCGAGGTCCAGCGGGCCGTCGTCGAGGACGGGACGAGTGTGGCGTCGGTGATGCTCCGTCACATCGCCGCCGAGAACGCCCGTGCCGAGGGCCTGGGCTCCGTCGGCGCGGTCGTCGGCGCCACCCTGGGCGCGGTCGGCGTCGACCTCGACGTCAACGGCCCACTGCTGGCCCCGGGGATCGGTGCGCAAGGCGCCACCCCGGCGGACCTGCCGGAGGTCTTCGGCACGGCCGTGCGCAACGTCGTCCCCAGCGTGAGCCGCGAAGTCCTCCGGCACGGACCGTCGGTCACCGCACTCCGCGACGCCGCGACCCGCTACGCCGACGAGTGCCGCACCGCGATCGGCTGA
- a CDS encoding dihydroorotase, with amino-acid sequence MSTYLIKNAKVLGGDAQDVLISGGVVARVGVGLDAPDATQIIDGAGHVLLPGLVDLHTHLREPGREDAETVETGTRAAALGGFTAVHAMANTDPVADTAGVVEQVWRLGQEAGRCDVHPVGAVTVGLAGERLAELGAMHDSAAGVKVFSDDGKCVHDAVIMRRALEYVKAFDGVVAQHAQEPRLTEGAQMNEGTVSGVLGLRGWPAVAEEAIIARDVLLTAHVGSRLHVCHVSTAGSVEIIRWAKSKGWDVTAEVTPHHLLLTDELVRSYDPVYKVNPPLRTAEDIAALREGLADGTIDAVATDHAPHPCEDKDCEWAVAAMGMLGLETALSIVQQTMVDTGLLDWAGVADRMAARPARIGRLTGQGRPIAAGEPANLVLVDPAARRTVEPSELASRSANTPYAGMELPGRVAATFLRGVPTVIDGKLA; translated from the coding sequence GTGAGCACGTACCTGATCAAGAACGCCAAGGTCCTTGGCGGCGACGCACAGGACGTGCTCATCTCCGGCGGCGTTGTCGCCCGCGTCGGCGTCGGCCTCGACGCACCGGACGCCACCCAGATCATCGACGGCGCCGGCCACGTCCTCCTGCCGGGCCTCGTCGACCTGCACACCCACCTGCGCGAACCGGGCCGCGAGGACGCCGAGACCGTCGAGACCGGCACCCGCGCCGCCGCGCTCGGCGGCTTCACCGCCGTCCACGCCATGGCCAACACCGACCCCGTCGCCGACACCGCCGGCGTCGTCGAACAGGTGTGGCGCCTCGGCCAGGAGGCCGGACGCTGCGACGTCCACCCCGTCGGCGCCGTCACCGTCGGCCTCGCCGGCGAACGCCTCGCCGAGCTCGGCGCGATGCACGACTCCGCGGCCGGGGTCAAGGTCTTCTCCGACGACGGCAAATGCGTCCACGACGCGGTCATCATGCGCCGCGCGCTCGAATACGTGAAGGCGTTCGACGGCGTCGTCGCGCAGCACGCCCAGGAACCGCGCCTGACCGAAGGCGCGCAGATGAACGAAGGCACCGTCTCCGGCGTGCTCGGGCTGCGCGGCTGGCCCGCCGTCGCCGAGGAGGCGATCATCGCCCGCGACGTCCTGCTCACCGCCCACGTCGGCTCCCGCCTGCACGTGTGCCACGTCTCCACGGCCGGTTCCGTGGAGATCATCCGCTGGGCCAAGTCGAAGGGCTGGGACGTCACCGCCGAGGTCACACCCCACCACCTGCTGCTGACCGACGAGCTGGTGCGCTCGTACGACCCCGTCTACAAGGTCAACCCGCCGCTGCGCACCGCCGAGGACATCGCGGCCCTGCGCGAGGGCCTCGCCGACGGCACCATCGACGCCGTCGCCACCGACCACGCCCCGCACCCGTGCGAGGACAAGGACTGCGAGTGGGCCGTCGCCGCGATGGGCATGCTCGGCCTGGAGACCGCGCTGTCGATCGTGCAGCAGACCATGGTCGACACCGGCCTGCTCGACTGGGCCGGCGTCGCCGACCGCATGGCCGCGCGCCCCGCCCGCATCGGCCGCCTGACCGGCCAGGGGCGTCCCATCGCCGCCGGTGAGCCCGCCAACCTGGTGCTCGTCGACCCGGCCGCGAGGCGTACCGTCGAACCGTCCGAACTCGCCTCGCGAAGCGCGAACACCCCCTACGCCGGCATGGAGCTGCCGGGCCGGGTGGCGGCCACCTTCCTGCGCGGCGTACCGACGGTGATCGACGGGAAACTCGCGTGA
- a CDS encoding aspartate carbamoyltransferase catalytic subunit — protein sequence MKRHLISAADLTRDDALLILDTAEELAQVAERPIKKLPTLRGRTVVNLFFEDSTRTRISFEAAAKRLSADVINFSAKGSSVSKGESLKDTALTLQAMGADAVVIRHGASGAPYTLANSGWLRGSVVNAGDGTHEHPTQALLDAFTMRRRLGGPGTGGGLDGRRVTIVGDVLHSRVARSNVLLLATLGADVTLVAPPTLLPIGVETWPCNVSYAIDTTLAKADAVMMLRVQRERMNAAFFPTEREYARRYGLDAKRMAALPEHAIVMHPGPMNRGMEIAAEVADSPRSTIVEQVTNGVSVRMAVLYLLLGGSEPAVTTTTTEETTA from the coding sequence GTGAAGCGTCACTTGATCTCGGCCGCCGACCTCACCCGCGACGACGCCCTGCTCATCCTCGACACCGCGGAGGAACTCGCGCAGGTCGCCGAGCGCCCCATCAAGAAGCTCCCCACCCTGCGCGGACGCACGGTCGTCAACCTGTTCTTCGAGGACTCCACCCGCACGCGCATCTCCTTCGAGGCCGCGGCCAAGCGCCTGTCCGCGGACGTGATCAACTTCTCCGCGAAAGGCTCCTCGGTCTCCAAGGGCGAATCCCTCAAGGACACCGCGCTGACGCTCCAGGCGATGGGGGCCGACGCCGTCGTCATACGGCACGGGGCCTCCGGCGCGCCGTACACCCTGGCCAACTCCGGCTGGCTGCGCGGCTCCGTCGTCAACGCCGGCGACGGCACCCACGAGCACCCCACCCAGGCGCTGCTGGACGCGTTCACGATGCGCCGCCGGCTCGGCGGGCCCGGCACGGGCGGCGGCCTTGACGGGCGCCGCGTCACGATCGTCGGCGACGTCCTGCACAGCCGCGTCGCCCGCTCGAACGTGCTGCTCCTCGCGACCCTCGGCGCCGACGTGACCCTCGTCGCCCCGCCCACGCTGCTGCCCATCGGCGTCGAGACCTGGCCGTGCAACGTGTCGTACGCCATCGACACCACGCTCGCCAAGGCCGACGCCGTGATGATGCTCCGCGTGCAGCGCGAGCGCATGAACGCCGCGTTCTTCCCCACCGAGCGCGAGTACGCCCGCCGCTACGGGCTCGACGCCAAACGCATGGCGGCGCTCCCGGAGCACGCCATCGTCATGCACCCCGGCCCGATGAACCGCGGCATGGAGATCGCCGCCGAGGTCGCCGACTCGCCGCGCTCCACGATCGTCGAGCAGGTCACCAACGGCGTCAGCGTCCGTATGGCGGTGCTCTACCTGCTGCTCGGCGGGTCCGAGCCCGCCGTGACCACCACAACCACCGAGGAGACCACCGCGTGA
- the carA gene encoding glutamine-hydrolyzing carbamoyl-phosphate synthase small subunit — translation MTATHAKAAGPAVLVLEDGRTFRGRAYGAVGETFGEAVFSTGMSGYQETLTDPSYHRQVVVMTAPHVGNTGVNDDDPESSRIWVSGYVVRDPARRPSNWRSRRTLDDELAAYGVVGISGIDTRALTRHLRERGAMRVGIFSGDAYFDAAGTGLADDAALLEKVRRAPEMTGADLAGEVSTAEAYVVPAIGTKKFTVAALDLGIKGMTPQRMAERGIEVHVLPANATVDDVYAVAPDGVFFSNGPGDPATADHQVAVARAVLERGTPFFGICFGNQILGRALGFGTYKLKYGHRGINQPVQDRTTGKVEVTAHNHGFAVDAPLDRVSETPYGRVEVTHVCLNDNVVEGLGLLDRPAFSVQYHPEAAAGPHDAAYLFDRFVALMSSAPQNPQNLESKSA, via the coding sequence GTGACCGCAACACACGCCAAGGCCGCGGGCCCTGCCGTCCTCGTCCTGGAGGACGGCCGCACCTTCCGCGGACGCGCGTACGGGGCGGTGGGGGAGACCTTCGGCGAAGCGGTGTTCTCCACCGGCATGTCCGGCTACCAGGAGACGCTGACCGACCCCTCGTACCACCGCCAGGTCGTCGTGATGACCGCCCCGCACGTCGGCAACACCGGCGTCAACGACGACGACCCCGAGTCGTCGCGCATCTGGGTCTCCGGCTACGTCGTCCGCGACCCCGCCCGCCGCCCGTCGAACTGGCGTTCGCGGCGCACGCTCGACGACGAACTCGCCGCGTACGGCGTCGTCGGCATCTCCGGCATCGACACCCGCGCACTCACCCGCCACCTGCGCGAACGCGGCGCGATGCGCGTCGGCATCTTCTCCGGCGACGCCTACTTCGACGCCGCCGGCACCGGCCTCGCCGACGACGCCGCGCTGCTGGAGAAGGTCCGCCGCGCCCCCGAGATGACCGGCGCCGACCTGGCCGGCGAGGTCTCCACCGCCGAGGCGTACGTCGTCCCGGCGATCGGCACCAAGAAGTTCACCGTCGCCGCCCTCGACCTGGGCATCAAGGGCATGACCCCGCAGCGCATGGCCGAGCGCGGCATCGAGGTCCACGTGCTGCCCGCGAACGCGACCGTCGACGACGTCTACGCCGTCGCACCCGACGGCGTCTTCTTCTCGAACGGCCCCGGCGACCCCGCCACCGCCGACCACCAGGTCGCCGTCGCGCGGGCCGTCCTGGAGCGCGGCACGCCGTTCTTCGGGATCTGCTTCGGCAACCAGATCCTCGGCCGCGCGCTCGGCTTCGGTACCTACAAGCTCAAGTACGGCCACCGCGGCATCAACCAGCCCGTGCAGGACCGCACGACCGGCAAGGTCGAGGTCACCGCGCACAACCACGGCTTCGCCGTCGACGCGCCGCTGGACCGCGTCAGCGAGACCCCCTACGGCCGCGTCGAGGTCACCCACGTGTGCCTCAACGACAACGTCGTCGAAGGCCTCGGGCTGCTCGACCGGCCCGCCTTCAGCGTGCAGTACCACCCCGAGGCCGCCGCCGGGCCGCACGACGCCGCGTACCTGTTCGACCGCTTCGTCGCGCTGATGTCGTCCGCCCCGCAGAACCCGCAGAACCTGGAGAGCAAGAGTGCCTAA
- the carB gene encoding carbamoyl-phosphate synthase large subunit — MPKRNDLKSVLVVGSGPIVIGQAAEFDYSGTQACRVLKSEGLRVILVNSNPATIMTDPEVADATYVEPITPEYVEKIIAKERPDALLPTLGGQTALNTAVALHENGVLEKYGVELIGANIASIQKGEDRDQFKTVVERVREKIGHGESARSVICHSMDDVLAGVETLGGYPVVVRPSFTMGGAGSGFAHDEDDLRRIAGQGLTLSPTTEVLLEESILGWKEYELELMRDKHDNVVVVCSIENFDPMGVHTGDSITVAPAMTLTDREYQRLRDIGIAVIREVGVDTGGCNIQFAVNPDDGRIIVIEMNPRVSRSSALASKATGFPIAKIAARLAVGYTLDEIPNDITRETPASFEPTLDYVVVKVPRFAFEKFPAADASLTTTMKSVGEAMAIGRNFTEALQKALRSLEKKGSQFAFTGPAGDKAALLDLAATPTDGRINTVMEAVRAGATPEELFDATRIDPWFLDQLFLIHEIAGEIADAAEPTADLLHQAKRHGFSDAQIAEIRGLREGEVRELRHRLGVRPVYKTVDTCAAEFAAKTPYHYSSYDEETEVAPRTRPAVIILGSGPNRIGQGIEFDYSCVHAAFALADAGYETVMVNCNPETVSTDYDTSDRLYFEPLTLEDVLEVVHAEEQAGPVAGVLVQLGGQTPLGLAQALKDAGVPIAGTPPEAIHLAEERGAFGRVLLEAGLTAPKHSTAFSFDEAKAIADEIGYPVLVRPSYVLGGRGMEIVYDEESLAAYLEQNAGLVSEHPVLVDRFLDDAIEIDVDALYDGHELYLGGVMEHIEEAGIHSGDSACALPPITLGGHDIKRLRAATRGIAEGVGVRGLINIQFALAGDILYVLEANPRASRTVPFVSKATAVPLAKAAARVSLGAGIAELRAEGLLPAEGDGGTLPFDAPIAVKEAVLPWSRFRDEQGRGVDTVLSPEMRSTGEVMGIDAFFGTAYAKSQAGAYGALPTKGRAFVSVANRDKRSMIFPVKALVDLGFEILATQGTAEVLRRNGVTATVVRKQSEGPGPNGEPTIVQLIHDGGVDLIVNTPFGTGGRLDGYEIRTASVARGVPSITTVQGFAAAVQGIAALVSGDIGVRSLQEHAEHLIAARDN, encoded by the coding sequence GTGCCTAAGCGCAACGACCTGAAGTCCGTCCTGGTCGTCGGCTCGGGCCCGATCGTGATCGGCCAGGCCGCCGAGTTCGACTACTCCGGCACGCAGGCCTGCCGCGTCCTGAAGTCCGAGGGCCTGCGCGTCATCCTCGTCAACTCCAACCCGGCGACGATCATGACCGACCCGGAGGTGGCGGACGCGACGTACGTCGAGCCCATCACCCCCGAGTACGTCGAGAAGATCATCGCCAAGGAGCGCCCCGACGCGCTGCTGCCCACGCTCGGCGGCCAGACCGCGCTCAACACCGCGGTCGCGCTGCACGAGAACGGCGTGCTGGAGAAGTACGGCGTCGAACTCATCGGCGCCAACATCGCGTCGATCCAAAAGGGCGAGGACCGCGACCAGTTCAAGACCGTCGTCGAACGCGTCCGCGAGAAGATCGGCCACGGCGAGTCCGCCCGCTCGGTCATCTGCCACTCGATGGACGACGTCCTCGCCGGCGTCGAGACACTCGGCGGCTACCCCGTCGTCGTCCGCCCGTCCTTCACGATGGGCGGCGCCGGCTCCGGCTTCGCCCACGACGAGGACGACCTGCGCCGCATCGCCGGCCAGGGCCTCACGCTCTCGCCGACCACCGAGGTGCTCCTGGAGGAGTCCATCCTCGGCTGGAAGGAATACGAGCTGGAACTGATGCGCGACAAGCACGACAACGTCGTGGTCGTCTGCTCGATCGAGAACTTCGACCCGATGGGCGTCCACACCGGCGACTCCATCACCGTCGCCCCCGCGATGACGCTCACCGACCGCGAGTACCAGCGGCTGCGCGACATCGGCATCGCCGTCATCCGCGAGGTCGGTGTCGACACCGGCGGCTGCAACATCCAGTTCGCGGTCAATCCCGACGACGGGCGCATCATCGTCATCGAGATGAACCCGCGCGTCTCGCGCTCGTCGGCACTCGCGTCCAAGGCGACCGGCTTCCCGATCGCCAAGATCGCCGCCCGGCTCGCGGTCGGCTACACGCTCGACGAGATCCCCAACGACATCACCCGCGAGACCCCGGCGTCCTTCGAACCCACGCTCGACTACGTCGTCGTCAAGGTGCCGCGCTTCGCCTTCGAGAAGTTCCCGGCCGCCGACGCCAGCCTCACCACCACGATGAAGTCGGTCGGCGAGGCCATGGCCATCGGACGCAACTTCACCGAGGCCCTGCAAAAGGCCCTCCGCTCGCTGGAGAAGAAGGGCTCGCAGTTCGCCTTCACCGGCCCGGCGGGCGACAAGGCCGCCCTGCTCGACCTCGCCGCCACCCCCACCGACGGACGCATCAACACCGTCATGGAGGCCGTCCGCGCGGGCGCGACCCCCGAGGAACTGTTCGACGCCACCCGCATCGACCCCTGGTTCCTCGACCAGCTCTTCCTGATCCACGAGATCGCCGGGGAGATCGCCGACGCGGCCGAGCCCACCGCCGACCTGCTCCACCAAGCGAAGCGGCACGGGTTCTCCGACGCCCAGATCGCCGAGATCCGGGGGCTGCGGGAAGGCGAGGTCCGCGAGCTGCGGCACCGCCTCGGCGTCCGCCCGGTCTACAAGACCGTCGACACGTGCGCCGCCGAGTTCGCCGCCAAGACGCCGTACCACTACTCGTCGTACGACGAGGAGACCGAGGTCGCCCCGCGCACCAGGCCCGCCGTGATCATCCTCGGCTCCGGGCCCAACCGCATCGGGCAGGGCATCGAGTTCGACTACTCGTGCGTCCACGCCGCCTTCGCCCTCGCCGACGCGGGCTACGAGACCGTCATGGTCAACTGCAACCCCGAGACCGTCTCCACCGACTACGACACCTCCGACCGGCTCTACTTCGAACCGCTCACGCTGGAGGACGTCCTCGAGGTCGTGCACGCCGAGGAACAGGCCGGGCCTGTCGCCGGCGTGCTCGTCCAACTCGGCGGCCAGACCCCGCTCGGGCTCGCCCAGGCACTCAAGGACGCCGGCGTCCCGATCGCGGGCACCCCGCCCGAGGCCATCCACCTCGCGGAGGAGCGCGGCGCGTTCGGCCGCGTCCTGCTGGAGGCCGGCCTCACCGCCCCCAAGCACAGCACCGCGTTCTCATTCGACGAGGCCAAGGCCATCGCCGACGAGATCGGCTACCCCGTCCTCGTCCGCCCGTCGTACGTGCTCGGCGGGCGCGGCATGGAGATCGTCTACGACGAGGAATCCCTCGCGGCCTACCTGGAGCAGAACGCCGGGCTGGTCTCCGAACACCCCGTGCTCGTCGACCGGTTCCTCGACGACGCCATCGAGATCGACGTCGACGCCCTCTACGACGGGCACGAGCTGTACCTCGGCGGCGTCATGGAGCACATCGAGGAGGCCGGCATCCACTCCGGCGACTCCGCGTGCGCCCTCCCGCCGATCACCCTCGGCGGTCACGACATCAAGCGGCTGCGCGCGGCCACCCGCGGCATCGCCGAGGGCGTGGGCGTGCGGGGGCTGATCAACATCCAGTTCGCGCTCGCCGGGGACATCCTCTACGTCCTCGAAGCGAACCCGCGCGCGTCCCGCACCGTTCCGTTCGTCTCCAAGGCGACCGCGGTGCCGCTCGCGAAGGCCGCCGCACGTGTCTCGCTCGGCGCCGGCATCGCCGAACTGCGGGCCGAAGGCCTGCTGCCCGCCGAGGGCGACGGCGGGACCCTCCCGTTCGACGCCCCGATCGCGGTCAAGGAGGCGGTCCTGCCCTGGAGCCGCTTCCGCGACGAGCAGGGCCGCGGCGTCGACACCGTGCTGTCCCCGGAGATGCGCTCGACCGGCGAGGTCATGGGCATCGACGCGTTCTTCGGCACCGCGTACGCCAAGTCGCAGGCCGGGGCGTACGGTGCGCTTCCCACCAAGGGCCGCGCCTTCGTCTCGGTCGCCAACCGCGACAAGCGCTCGATGATCTTCCCGGTCAAGGCGCTCGTCGACCTGGGCTTCGAGATCCTGGCCACCCAGGGCACCGCCGAGGTGCTGCGCCGCAACGGGGTCACCGCCACCGTCGTCCGCAAGCAGAGCGAGGGCCCGGGCCCGAACGGCGAACCCACGATCGTGCAGTTGATCCACGACGGCGGTGTCGACCTCATCGTCAACACGCCGTTCGGCACCGGCGGGCGCCTCGACGGCTACGAGATCCGCACGGCGTCCGTCGCGCGCGGGGTCCCCAGCATCACGACGGTGCAGGGGTTCGCCGCCGCCGTGCAGGGCATCGCCGCGCTGGTGTCCGGCGACATAGGCGTACGGTCGCTGCAAGAGCACGCCGAGCACCTGATCGCCGCCCGCGACAACTGA
- a CDS encoding quinone-dependent dihydroorotate dehydrogenase: protein MPRPPLPSTTSEAMSYPLFFKYVLRNLDPEQAHHLAFAAIRAVGRVPGGREAVAKVCAPRDPALAVRAFGIDFPGPFGLAAGFDKNALGIDELGALGFDFVEIGTVTAEPQPGNPKKRLFRLVEDRAIVNRMGFNNDGADAVAARLHARGPRRPKRPTVLGVNIGKTKVVPESEAVADYVASTEKLARYADYLVVNVSSPNTPGLRDLQAVEHLRPLLSAVRDAADRTVRSRRVPLLVKIAPDLADDDIDAVADLALELGLDGIIATNTTIGRDALRTPPDEVEACGAGGLSGAPLKERSLAVLRRLRDRVGDGIVLVGVGGVETADDVWERLEAGATLVQGYTGFIYAGPFWCRTIHKGLTARLRATGRTSLTGATEDGRV, encoded by the coding sequence ATGCCGCGCCCCCCGCTTCCGTCGACGACCTCCGAGGCCATGAGCTACCCGCTGTTCTTCAAGTACGTCCTCCGCAACCTCGACCCGGAACAGGCCCACCACCTGGCCTTCGCCGCCATCCGCGCGGTGGGCAGGGTGCCCGGGGGCCGCGAAGCGGTCGCCAAGGTGTGCGCCCCGCGCGACCCGGCGCTCGCCGTACGGGCCTTCGGCATCGACTTCCCCGGGCCGTTCGGACTCGCCGCCGGTTTCGACAAGAACGCCCTCGGCATCGACGAACTCGGCGCGCTGGGCTTCGACTTCGTCGAGATCGGCACCGTCACGGCCGAGCCGCAGCCGGGCAATCCCAAGAAGCGGCTGTTCCGCTTGGTCGAGGACCGCGCGATCGTCAACCGCATGGGCTTCAACAACGACGGCGCCGACGCCGTCGCCGCTCGGCTGCACGCGCGCGGACCGCGCCGCCCCAAGCGGCCCACGGTCCTCGGCGTCAACATCGGCAAGACCAAGGTTGTGCCGGAATCGGAGGCCGTCGCCGACTACGTCGCGTCCACCGAGAAGCTCGCGCGGTACGCCGACTACCTCGTCGTCAACGTGTCCTCGCCCAACACCCCCGGGCTGCGCGACCTCCAGGCCGTCGAACACCTGCGCCCGCTCCTGAGCGCGGTGCGCGACGCCGCCGACCGCACCGTCCGCTCCCGACGCGTGCCGCTGCTCGTCAAGATCGCCCCCGACCTCGCCGACGACGACATCGACGCGGTCGCCGACCTGGCTCTCGAACTGGGCCTCGACGGCATCATCGCCACCAACACCACCATCGGCCGGGACGCCCTGCGCACCCCGCCCGACGAGGTCGAGGCGTGCGGGGCGGGCGGCCTGTCCGGAGCGCCGCTCAAGGAGCGCTCGCTCGCCGTGCTGCGCCGACTGCGCGACCGCGTGGGGGACGGGATCGTCCTGGTCGGAGTCGGGGGAGTCGAGACCGCCGACGACGTCTGGGAGCGCCTGGAGGCGGGGGCCACCCTCGTCCAGGGCTACACCGGCTTCATCTACGCGGGCCCCTTCTGGTGCCGCACGATCCACAAAGGCCTCACGGCCCGCCTGCGCGCGACGGGCCGCACGTCGCTCACGGGAGCGACGGAGGACGGCCGCGTGTGA